A single region of the Brienomyrus brachyistius isolate T26 chromosome 10, BBRACH_0.4, whole genome shotgun sequence genome encodes:
- the LOC125750941 gene encoding uncharacterized protein LOC125750941 isoform X2 → MSTILGLFLIMTAAVHGSAGSDSDNKTHHVALGRPAFIQLINGAGGYQLTLKKDGNNIFIFKKDKTIFHEKWESQFNFYTNGTLMIIKAERSLSGIYTLEIFDSDGKALPSERFLLTIEEPVTPPALSSVCLPHGELRVSCSSAGDNPQYSWLLDGLFLNNSRPVYDDGKGAIILGKNTSGSLTCTAKNNVSEEKAAVTLPNCAGLGPVVNCTLTNGTEIAVRMNATVNPSLLYNMKIFFTVDGRETLAAVCNASSQQTGEKNDNHFDMMPMLFVALGTVVLLLILTVGLYSYCRKRPHVQAEEIKPDTEEMTYAQVTFNRKKSRREKRAEPEVVYGEVRV, encoded by the exons ATGTCTACTATTTTAGGACTGTTCTTAATAATGACAGCAGCAGTACATG GTTCTGCAGGGTCAGACAGCGACAATAAAACACATCATGTAGCTCTGGGACGACCTGCGTTTATACAGCTGATAAATGGAGCCGGTGGCTATCAGCTAACGCTCAAAAAGGATGgaaataatattttcatttttaaaaaggacaaaacTATTTTTCACGAAAAATGGGAATCTCAGTTTAATTTTTATACGAACGGCACCTTGATGATCATCAAGGCAGAAAGAAGCCTTTCTGGCATTTATACTTTGGAAATATTTGACTCAGACGGAAAGGCTTTACCAAGTGAAAGATTCCTCTTGACCATTGAAG AGcctgtgacccccccagctCTGTCTTCAGTCTGCCTGCCCCACGGAGAGCTGAGGGTGTCCTGCTCCTCAGCGGGGGATAATCCCCAGTACTCCTGGCTTCTGGATGGTTTGTTCCTGAATAACTCCAGGCCCGTTTATGACGATGGGAAAGGGGCCATCATTCTGGGAAAGAACACGTCCGGAAGCCTCACCTGTACAGCCAAGAATAACGTCAGCGAGGAAAAGGCCGCAGTGACGCTCCCCAACTGCGCAG GACTTGGACCAGTTGTAAACTGCACCTTGACTAATGGTACAGAGATCGCAGTACGAATGAATGCTACAGTGAACCCTTCTCTGTTATATAATATGAAAATATTCTTCACTGTCGATGGGAGAGAGACACTGGCTGCTGTTTGTAATGCGAGTAGCCAGCAaacgggggaaaaaaatgataaTCATT TTGATATGATGCCGATGCTTTTTGTCGCACTGGGAACAGTGGTCCTACTCCTCATATTGACAGTGGGGCTTTACAGCTACTGCAGGAAGAGACCCCATGTGCAGGCAGAAG AGATCAAACCTGACACTGAAGAAATGACGTACGCCCAG
- the LOC125750941 gene encoding T-cell surface antigen CD2-like isoform X3, protein MSTILGLFLIMTAAVHGSAGSDSDNKTHHVALGRPAFIQLINGAGGYQLTLKKDGNNIFIFKKDKTIFHEKWESQFNFYTNGTLMIIKAERSLSGIYTLEIFDSDGKALPSERFLLTIEEPVTPPALSSVCLPHGELRVSCSSAGDNPQYSWLLDGLFLNNSRPVYDDGKGAIILGKNTSGSLTCTAKNNVSEEKAAVTLPNCAAVDMMPMLFVALGTVVLLLILTVGLYSYCRKRPHVQAEEIKPDTEEMTYAQVTFNRKKSRREKRAEPEVVYGEVRV, encoded by the exons ATGTCTACTATTTTAGGACTGTTCTTAATAATGACAGCAGCAGTACATG GTTCTGCAGGGTCAGACAGCGACAATAAAACACATCATGTAGCTCTGGGACGACCTGCGTTTATACAGCTGATAAATGGAGCCGGTGGCTATCAGCTAACGCTCAAAAAGGATGgaaataatattttcatttttaaaaaggacaaaacTATTTTTCACGAAAAATGGGAATCTCAGTTTAATTTTTATACGAACGGCACCTTGATGATCATCAAGGCAGAAAGAAGCCTTTCTGGCATTTATACTTTGGAAATATTTGACTCAGACGGAAAGGCTTTACCAAGTGAAAGATTCCTCTTGACCATTGAAG AGcctgtgacccccccagctCTGTCTTCAGTCTGCCTGCCCCACGGAGAGCTGAGGGTGTCCTGCTCCTCAGCGGGGGATAATCCCCAGTACTCCTGGCTTCTGGATGGTTTGTTCCTGAATAACTCCAGGCCCGTTTATGACGATGGGAAAGGGGCCATCATTCTGGGAAAGAACACGTCCGGAAGCCTCACCTGTACAGCCAAGAATAACGTCAGCGAGGAAAAGGCCGCAGTGACGCTCCCCAACTGCGCAG CAGTTGATATGATGCCGATGCTTTTTGTCGCACTGGGAACAGTGGTCCTACTCCTCATATTGACAGTGGGGCTTTACAGCTACTGCAGGAAGAGACCCCATGTGCAGGCAGAAG AGATCAAACCTGACACTGAAGAAATGACGTACGCCCAG
- the LOC125750941 gene encoding T-cell surface antigen CD2-like isoform X4, giving the protein MSTILGLFLIMTAAVHGSAGSDSDNKTHHVALGRPAFIQLINGAGGYQLTLKKDGNNIFIFKKDKTIFHEKWESQFNFYTNGTLMIIKAERSLSGIYTLEIFDSDGKALPSERFLLTIEEPVTPPALSSVCLPHGELRVSCSSAGDNPQYSWLLDGLFLNNSRPVYDDGKGAIILGKNTSGSLTCTAKNNVSEEKAAVTLPNCAVDMMPMLFVALGTVVLLLILTVGLYSYCRKRPHVQAEEIKPDTEEMTYAQVTFNRKKSRREKRAEPEVVYGEVRV; this is encoded by the exons ATGTCTACTATTTTAGGACTGTTCTTAATAATGACAGCAGCAGTACATG GTTCTGCAGGGTCAGACAGCGACAATAAAACACATCATGTAGCTCTGGGACGACCTGCGTTTATACAGCTGATAAATGGAGCCGGTGGCTATCAGCTAACGCTCAAAAAGGATGgaaataatattttcatttttaaaaaggacaaaacTATTTTTCACGAAAAATGGGAATCTCAGTTTAATTTTTATACGAACGGCACCTTGATGATCATCAAGGCAGAAAGAAGCCTTTCTGGCATTTATACTTTGGAAATATTTGACTCAGACGGAAAGGCTTTACCAAGTGAAAGATTCCTCTTGACCATTGAAG AGcctgtgacccccccagctCTGTCTTCAGTCTGCCTGCCCCACGGAGAGCTGAGGGTGTCCTGCTCCTCAGCGGGGGATAATCCCCAGTACTCCTGGCTTCTGGATGGTTTGTTCCTGAATAACTCCAGGCCCGTTTATGACGATGGGAAAGGGGCCATCATTCTGGGAAAGAACACGTCCGGAAGCCTCACCTGTACAGCCAAGAATAACGTCAGCGAGGAAAAGGCCGCAGTGACGCTCCCCAACTGCGCAG TTGATATGATGCCGATGCTTTTTGTCGCACTGGGAACAGTGGTCCTACTCCTCATATTGACAGTGGGGCTTTACAGCTACTGCAGGAAGAGACCCCATGTGCAGGCAGAAG AGATCAAACCTGACACTGAAGAAATGACGTACGCCCAG
- the LOC125750941 gene encoding uncharacterized protein LOC125750941 isoform X1, producing the protein MSTILGLFLIMTAAVHGSAGSDSDNKTHHVALGRPAFIQLINGAGGYQLTLKKDGNNIFIFKKDKTIFHEKWESQFNFYTNGTLMIIKAERSLSGIYTLEIFDSDGKALPSERFLLTIEEPVTPPALSSVCLPHGELRVSCSSAGDNPQYSWLLDGLFLNNSRPVYDDGKGAIILGKNTSGSLTCTAKNNVSEEKAAVTLPNCAGLGPVVNCTLTNGTEIAVRMNATVNPSLLYNMKIFFTVDGRETLAAVCNASSQQTGEKNDNHSVDMMPMLFVALGTVVLLLILTVGLYSYCRKRPHVQAEEIKPDTEEMTYAQVTFNRKKSRREKRAEPEVVYGEVRV; encoded by the exons ATGTCTACTATTTTAGGACTGTTCTTAATAATGACAGCAGCAGTACATG GTTCTGCAGGGTCAGACAGCGACAATAAAACACATCATGTAGCTCTGGGACGACCTGCGTTTATACAGCTGATAAATGGAGCCGGTGGCTATCAGCTAACGCTCAAAAAGGATGgaaataatattttcatttttaaaaaggacaaaacTATTTTTCACGAAAAATGGGAATCTCAGTTTAATTTTTATACGAACGGCACCTTGATGATCATCAAGGCAGAAAGAAGCCTTTCTGGCATTTATACTTTGGAAATATTTGACTCAGACGGAAAGGCTTTACCAAGTGAAAGATTCCTCTTGACCATTGAAG AGcctgtgacccccccagctCTGTCTTCAGTCTGCCTGCCCCACGGAGAGCTGAGGGTGTCCTGCTCCTCAGCGGGGGATAATCCCCAGTACTCCTGGCTTCTGGATGGTTTGTTCCTGAATAACTCCAGGCCCGTTTATGACGATGGGAAAGGGGCCATCATTCTGGGAAAGAACACGTCCGGAAGCCTCACCTGTACAGCCAAGAATAACGTCAGCGAGGAAAAGGCCGCAGTGACGCTCCCCAACTGCGCAG GACTTGGACCAGTTGTAAACTGCACCTTGACTAATGGTACAGAGATCGCAGTACGAATGAATGCTACAGTGAACCCTTCTCTGTTATATAATATGAAAATATTCTTCACTGTCGATGGGAGAGAGACACTGGCTGCTGTTTGTAATGCGAGTAGCCAGCAaacgggggaaaaaaatgataaTCATT CAGTTGATATGATGCCGATGCTTTTTGTCGCACTGGGAACAGTGGTCCTACTCCTCATATTGACAGTGGGGCTTTACAGCTACTGCAGGAAGAGACCCCATGTGCAGGCAGAAG AGATCAAACCTGACACTGAAGAAATGACGTACGCCCAG